In the genome of Syngnathoides biaculeatus isolate LvHL_M chromosome 14, ASM1980259v1, whole genome shotgun sequence, one region contains:
- the LOC133512490 gene encoding aryl hydrocarbon receptor-like isoform X3 — translation MALTNRDRLTPVSENQVDGKAGGAIDANIPEGELLLQALNGFVLVITASGTIFFSSHTIQDYLGFHQTDVMHQSVYELVHTEDQQELRRNLHWALNPPPATPSAISQNSPQELEPGSSSPLVTYNPEQLPPENSSFLERSFVCRFRCLLDNSSGFLALNFQGRLKFLHGQNQRQENGGKAPPQLALFAIATPLQPPSILEIRTKNMIFRTKHKLDFTPLACDAKGKIVLGYTEAELRVRGSGYQFIHAADMLYCAENHVRMMKTGESGLTVFRLLTKENRWKWVQANARLVYKNGKPDYIIATQRPLLDEEGGEHLRKRSMHLPFTYATGEALLYQSNHPIAGFRDGVSEKNGSKSKKSRTDRLLRDGLDPGSLLGALMSQDESVYVCQPALEPKISFHSSLFGDQMGFSDSKSGFHRRWDTPSNGDLNQSITEQGTSFDPLLATLDSLSLEGQGVLDSEDGGCSNRELFGALEGLGLSAEDLELLLLDERMIRVEIDPERVPTLDDLLTNDEILSYIYDSIEGKIDSADQEEQVPPCDPSASATTVLVSESTLISDPNVKMQFPHHKTPMVSKAPIVQLSQQMQKHLSMCSGKGGHNWGHQSEHLTNTIVNGDLMEHVEAPSNRQWSAQDILTSAGIQLEHMNSRQTAFNGKTSELDGELHQPHQSYLQQQQPLMQNQLSQQRHAKQKVNNLNGLCAISSTEQKAVKSPWQDFGITESLGPCLNNREKPIADISLDSCTDYSMPNIDNSDYSMNGSGVFGSSTLQHRAESPISALPGITHKRQQEPITVPLAQVLTSLSQCPPPNASLEQILAVGKPCRQLDHYAIVASDLPQEPSHGKTENGHILTASYPAMPNGNGAVPPAVQIPCPETLSGLPDPTTTGFYL, via the exons GCCCTCAACGGGTTTGTCCTGGTCATCACAGCCAGTGGTAccatcttcttctcttctcACACCATCCAGGATTACTTGGGCTTCCACCAG ACCGATGTGATGCACCAGAGCGTTTATGAGCTAGTCCATACAGAAGACCAACAGGAACTCAGGAGAAACTTACACTGGGCATTGAATCCACCTCCTGCAACTCCATCCGCCATCAGCCAGAACTCACCTCAAG AGCTGGAGCCTGGCAGCAGCTCACCCTTGGTAACCTATAACCCTGAGCAACTTCCTCCAGAAAACTCATCATTCCTGGAGAGGAGCTTTGTGTGCCGCTTCCGCTGCCTCCTGGACAATTCCTCTGGCTTCCTG GCTCTCAACTTCCAGGGTAGGCTTAAATTTCTACACGGACAGAACCAGCGGCAAGAAAATGGGGGAAAGGCACCACCACAGCTTGCACTTTTTGCCATCGCAACTCCTCTGCAACCTCCATCCATTCTGGAGATCAGGACCAAGAACATGATCTTCAGAACCAAACATAAACTGGACTTTACACCGCTGGCTTGTGATGCAAA GGGGAAGATAGTCCTGGGGTACACAGAGGCTGAACTGCGGGTACGAGGATCTGGTTATCAGTTCATCCATGCAGCAGATATGTTGTACTGTGCAGAGAATCATGTCAGAA TGATGAAGACAGGGGAGAGTGGACTGACAGTATTCAGGCTGCTCACCAAGGAGAATCGTTGGAAATGGGTGCAGGCCAACGCTCGGCTGGtttacaaaaatggaaaacccGACTACATCATCGCCACCCAGAGGCCGCTCTT ggATGAAGAGGGAGGTGAACACCTGCGTAAACGTTCCATGCATTTACCCTTTACATACGCTACGGGTGAGGCCTTACTTTACCAGTCGAACCATCCCATTGCGGGCTTCAGAGATGGTGTTTCTGAGAAGAATGGTAGTAAGTCAAAGAAAAGCCGGACTGACAGGTTGTTGAGGGATGGTTTGGATCCAGGCTCACTTCTAGGGGCCCTCATGAGCCAGGATGAGTCAGTTTATGTTTGCCAGCCTGCCCTGGAGCCCAAAATCTCCTTTCACAGCAGCTTGTTTGGAGACCAAATGGGCTTCTCTGACTCCAAATCTGGTTTTCACAGAAGATGGGATACACCAAGCAATGGTGATCTCAATCAAAGCATCACAGAACAAGGCACCAGCTTTGACCCACTACTTGCTACTTTGGACTCCCTGTCACTGGAAGGCCAAGGTGTCTTGGATTCGGAGGATGGTGGCTGTTCGAACAGGGAGTTATTTGGAGCTCTTGAGGGTTTGGGGCTGAGCGCTGAGGACCTGGAGCTTCTCCTGTTGGATGAGAGGATGATTCGAGTTGAAATCGACCCAGAGCGTGTGCCCACCTTGGATGACCTtctgaccaatgatgaaattctTTCATACATTTATGACTCCATTGAAGGAAAGATTGATTCTGCAGACCAGGAAGAACAGGTGCCACCTTGTGATCCTTCAGCAAGTGCAACAACAGTATTAGTATCTGAAAGTACTCTAATCTCTGACCCAAATGTGAAAATGCAATTTCCTCACCATAAGACTCCCATGGTGTCAAAGGCTCCCATTGTCCAATTGTCCCAGCAAATGCAAAAGCACCTCAGCATGTGCTCTGGCAAAGGGGGACACAACTGGGGCCACCAGAGTGAGCATTTAACCAATACAATTGTTAATGGAGACCTAATGGAGCATGTTGAAGCGCCCTCAAACCGACAATGGTCAGCCCAAGACATTCTCACGAGTGCAGGGATACAACTGGAACACATGAACTCCCGACAGACTGCTTTCAATGGCAAGACATCAGAATTAGACGGGGAGCTTCATCAACCGCATCAGAGCTACCTGCAGCAGCAACAGCCATTGATGCAGAACCAGCTCTCACAGCAGCGCCATGCTAAACAGAAGGTAAACAATTTAAATGGACTGTGTGCCATCTCCAGCACAGAGCAGAAAGCAGTAAAATCACCATGGCAGGACTTTGGCATCACAGAGAGTCTGGGTCCATGTCTCAATAACAGGGAGAAACCTATTGCAGACATTTCATTAGATTCCTGCACGGATTACAGCATGCCCAACATTGACAATTCGGATTATTCCATGAACGGAAGTGGTGTGTTCGGGAGCAGTACGCTCCAGCACAGGGCCGAGTCCCCAATTTCAGCGTTACCGGGGATTACTCACAAGCGGCAGCAGGAGCCAATCACAGTTCCTTTGGCTCAAGTCCTCACCAGCCTGTCCCAGTGTCCCCCTCCGAATGCCTCGCTGGAACAAATCCTGGCAGTCGGCAAACCTTGTCGGCAGTTGGACCACTATGCCATTGTGGCCTCAGACCTGCCTCAGGAACCCAGTCATGGCAAA ACAGAGAACGGCCATATCCTGACAGCATCTTACCCAGCAATGCCCAATGGGAATGGTGCAGTGCCCCCTGCTGTCCAGATACCCTGCCCGGAGACTTTGTCTGGCCTCCCTGATCCAACAACCACCGGCTTCTACCTCTGA
- the LOC133512490 gene encoding aryl hydrocarbon receptor-like isoform X2 — protein sequence MRKWKKLNGQSQLEWSPMQDITLCSLNDPKKVALTNRDRLTPVSENQVDGKAGGAIDANIPEGELLLQALNGFVLVITASGTIFFSSHTIQDYLGFHQTDVMHQSVYELVHTEDQQELRRNLHWALNPPPATPSAISQNSPQELEPGSSSPLVTYNPEQLPPENSSFLERSFVCRFRCLLDNSSGFLALNFQGRLKFLHGQNQRQENGGKAPPQLALFAIATPLQPPSILEIRTKNMIFRTKHKLDFTPLACDAKGKIVLGYTEAELRVRGSGYQFIHAADMLYCAENHVRMMKTGESGLTVFRLLTKENRWKWVQANARLVYKNGKPDYIIATQRPLLDEEGGEHLRKRSMHLPFTYATGEALLYQSNHPIAGFRDGVSEKNGSKSKKSRTDRLLRDGLDPGSLLGALMSQDESVYVCQPALEPKISFHSSLFGDQMGFSDSKSGFHRRWDTPSNGDLNQSITEQGTSFDPLLATLDSLSLEGQGVLDSEDGGCSNRELFGALEGLGLSAEDLELLLLDERMIRVEIDPERVPTLDDLLTNDEILSYIYDSIEGKIDSADQEEQVPPCDPSASATTVLVSESTLISDPNVKMQFPHHKTPMVSKAPIVQLSQQMQKHLSMCSGKGGHNWGHQSEHLTNTIVNGDLMEHVEAPSNRQWSAQDILTSAGIQLEHMNSRQTAFNGKTSELDGELHQPHQSYLQQQQPLMQNQLSQQRHAKQKVNNLNGLCAISSTEQKAVKSPWQDFGITESLGPCLNNREKPIADISLDSCTDYSMPNIDNSDYSMNGSGVFGSSTLQHRAESPISALPGITHKRQQEPITVPLAQVLTSLSQCPPPNASLEQILAVGKPCRQLDHYAIVASDLPQEPSHGKTENGHILTASYPAMPNGNGAVPPAVQIPCPETLSGLPDPTTTGFYL from the exons GCCCTCAACGGGTTTGTCCTGGTCATCACAGCCAGTGGTAccatcttcttctcttctcACACCATCCAGGATTACTTGGGCTTCCACCAG ACCGATGTGATGCACCAGAGCGTTTATGAGCTAGTCCATACAGAAGACCAACAGGAACTCAGGAGAAACTTACACTGGGCATTGAATCCACCTCCTGCAACTCCATCCGCCATCAGCCAGAACTCACCTCAAG AGCTGGAGCCTGGCAGCAGCTCACCCTTGGTAACCTATAACCCTGAGCAACTTCCTCCAGAAAACTCATCATTCCTGGAGAGGAGCTTTGTGTGCCGCTTCCGCTGCCTCCTGGACAATTCCTCTGGCTTCCTG GCTCTCAACTTCCAGGGTAGGCTTAAATTTCTACACGGACAGAACCAGCGGCAAGAAAATGGGGGAAAGGCACCACCACAGCTTGCACTTTTTGCCATCGCAACTCCTCTGCAACCTCCATCCATTCTGGAGATCAGGACCAAGAACATGATCTTCAGAACCAAACATAAACTGGACTTTACACCGCTGGCTTGTGATGCAAA GGGGAAGATAGTCCTGGGGTACACAGAGGCTGAACTGCGGGTACGAGGATCTGGTTATCAGTTCATCCATGCAGCAGATATGTTGTACTGTGCAGAGAATCATGTCAGAA TGATGAAGACAGGGGAGAGTGGACTGACAGTATTCAGGCTGCTCACCAAGGAGAATCGTTGGAAATGGGTGCAGGCCAACGCTCGGCTGGtttacaaaaatggaaaacccGACTACATCATCGCCACCCAGAGGCCGCTCTT ggATGAAGAGGGAGGTGAACACCTGCGTAAACGTTCCATGCATTTACCCTTTACATACGCTACGGGTGAGGCCTTACTTTACCAGTCGAACCATCCCATTGCGGGCTTCAGAGATGGTGTTTCTGAGAAGAATGGTAGTAAGTCAAAGAAAAGCCGGACTGACAGGTTGTTGAGGGATGGTTTGGATCCAGGCTCACTTCTAGGGGCCCTCATGAGCCAGGATGAGTCAGTTTATGTTTGCCAGCCTGCCCTGGAGCCCAAAATCTCCTTTCACAGCAGCTTGTTTGGAGACCAAATGGGCTTCTCTGACTCCAAATCTGGTTTTCACAGAAGATGGGATACACCAAGCAATGGTGATCTCAATCAAAGCATCACAGAACAAGGCACCAGCTTTGACCCACTACTTGCTACTTTGGACTCCCTGTCACTGGAAGGCCAAGGTGTCTTGGATTCGGAGGATGGTGGCTGTTCGAACAGGGAGTTATTTGGAGCTCTTGAGGGTTTGGGGCTGAGCGCTGAGGACCTGGAGCTTCTCCTGTTGGATGAGAGGATGATTCGAGTTGAAATCGACCCAGAGCGTGTGCCCACCTTGGATGACCTtctgaccaatgatgaaattctTTCATACATTTATGACTCCATTGAAGGAAAGATTGATTCTGCAGACCAGGAAGAACAGGTGCCACCTTGTGATCCTTCAGCAAGTGCAACAACAGTATTAGTATCTGAAAGTACTCTAATCTCTGACCCAAATGTGAAAATGCAATTTCCTCACCATAAGACTCCCATGGTGTCAAAGGCTCCCATTGTCCAATTGTCCCAGCAAATGCAAAAGCACCTCAGCATGTGCTCTGGCAAAGGGGGACACAACTGGGGCCACCAGAGTGAGCATTTAACCAATACAATTGTTAATGGAGACCTAATGGAGCATGTTGAAGCGCCCTCAAACCGACAATGGTCAGCCCAAGACATTCTCACGAGTGCAGGGATACAACTGGAACACATGAACTCCCGACAGACTGCTTTCAATGGCAAGACATCAGAATTAGACGGGGAGCTTCATCAACCGCATCAGAGCTACCTGCAGCAGCAACAGCCATTGATGCAGAACCAGCTCTCACAGCAGCGCCATGCTAAACAGAAGGTAAACAATTTAAATGGACTGTGTGCCATCTCCAGCACAGAGCAGAAAGCAGTAAAATCACCATGGCAGGACTTTGGCATCACAGAGAGTCTGGGTCCATGTCTCAATAACAGGGAGAAACCTATTGCAGACATTTCATTAGATTCCTGCACGGATTACAGCATGCCCAACATTGACAATTCGGATTATTCCATGAACGGAAGTGGTGTGTTCGGGAGCAGTACGCTCCAGCACAGGGCCGAGTCCCCAATTTCAGCGTTACCGGGGATTACTCACAAGCGGCAGCAGGAGCCAATCACAGTTCCTTTGGCTCAAGTCCTCACCAGCCTGTCCCAGTGTCCCCCTCCGAATGCCTCGCTGGAACAAATCCTGGCAGTCGGCAAACCTTGTCGGCAGTTGGACCACTATGCCATTGTGGCCTCAGACCTGCCTCAGGAACCCAGTCATGGCAAA ACAGAGAACGGCCATATCCTGACAGCATCTTACCCAGCAATGCCCAATGGGAATGGTGCAGTGCCCCCTGCTGTCCAGATACCCTGCCCGGAGACTTTGTCTGGCCTCCCTGATCCAACAACCACCGGCTTCTACCTCTGA